The following are encoded together in the Deferrivibrio essentukiensis genome:
- a CDS encoding inositol monophosphatase family protein: MKDILINGVKKAGEILKEDFYRPKTVSNKGVADLVTETDLKIEEFLKKYFYKQLPDYKFVGEETSLDLSFKEKCLIVDPIDGTTNFVHRFPFVGISVGVYENLNPVAATVFNPIMDELYYAEVGKGAFLNGSRIFVSTQSKIENSLLATGFPYGFVEKNKKDILAKLEKILSNSRGVRRAGAASLDLCYVARGVFDGYYEGGLKPWDVAAGVLIVSEAGGKISNMNGGNFSFEDEYIVASNKIIHNELIEVLCGI; encoded by the coding sequence GTGAAAGATATTTTGATAAACGGTGTAAAAAAGGCTGGAGAAATTTTAAAAGAAGATTTTTACAGGCCAAAGACTGTATCAAACAAAGGGGTAGCCGATTTAGTAACTGAAACGGACTTAAAGATAGAGGAGTTTTTAAAAAAATATTTTTATAAACAATTGCCAGATTATAAGTTTGTTGGGGAGGAAACAAGTCTTGATTTAAGCTTTAAAGAGAAGTGTTTGATAGTCGACCCAATCGATGGTACAACGAACTTTGTGCATAGATTCCCTTTTGTTGGTATCTCTGTAGGAGTTTATGAAAACTTAAACCCTGTAGCCGCTACTGTATTTAACCCTATAATGGATGAACTTTATTACGCAGAGGTAGGTAAAGGTGCTTTTTTAAATGGGAGCCGCATTTTTGTGTCTACACAAAGCAAGATAGAAAATTCATTACTGGCGACAGGTTTCCCTTATGGGTTTGTTGAAAAAAATAAAAAAGATATTTTAGCAAAGCTTGAAAAAATTCTTAGTAACTCAAGAGGGGTTAGAAGGGCTGGTGCTGCTTCATTAGATTTGTGCTATGTAGCTCGCGGAGTTTTTGACGGATATTATGAGGGTGGACTAAAACCTTGGGATGTAGCTGCAGGGGTGTTGATAGTTAGTGAAGCAGGTGGTAAAATATCAAATATGAATGGTGGTAATTTTTCTTTTGAAGACGAATATATAGTTGCATCAAATAAAATAATACACAATGAATTAATTGAGGTGCTATGTGGTATCTAA